The genomic region GGAAGCGGCCGACCCGGGCCCCGTCCACGTCGGCCAGGTAGGCCACGCCCGAGGCGGTCAGGTGGCGGGTGTAGCGACGCAGGTCACGGCGGTAGGCGAGCAGGGTGTTGTCCGCCAGGGCGCGCTCGGCGCTGAGGTGGTCCAGGAAGGCGGAGCTCACCTCCGCCAGCGGTGCGGCGACCTCGGCGGCCTCGGCGTCCTCGCCCACGGCTCAGCCGCCGGCGGGGTCGCGCAGGGAGGCGAAGCCGTCCGCGGCGGCGGCCTGGGCGGCCAGGACCCCGATGACCGTCGACGCGTTGTGCAGCCGACCGGCCATGACCAGGCCCACGGCCTCGTCCAGGGGCACCCACTCGGCCGCCAGGTCGGTCTCCTCGTGCTCGCGGACGAAGTCGATCTCCTCGGCGGGCACCTCGGACAGGTCGCGGGCGAGGTAGACGTGGATGCGCTCGTCGGAGAAGCCCACGGTGGGGAAGAAGTCGGCGAGCTCGTGCCACCGCCCCGCGCGCAGCCCGGCCTCCTCGACCAGCTCGCGCTGGGCGGTGAGCAGCGGGTCCTCGCCCTCCACGTCGATCATCCCCGCGGGCAGCTCCCACATGGTGTGCCGAACGGCGTGCCGGTACTGGCGCAGCAGCAGGATCCGGCCGTCGTCGTCCAGGGCCAGGGCCGCGGCGGCGCCGGGGTGGACCATGTAGTCGCGGGCGGCCAGGGACGTGCCCTGCCCGTTGGCGCCGGGCATCACCACCCAGTCCGTGCGCATCCCGCACTTGGGGCCCTGGTAGCGCACCTCGGAGCGTTCGACCGGCCACGCGTCGGGGGCGTCCGCGAGCTTCGCGTCCGCCCCCGTGCGACGGCCGTCCGGGTGGGTGTCACTGGCCATGCGTTCGCCTCTCAGGCTCGTGTCCCCCACCCGGATCCGGCTCAGGAGTTCCTGTGCTCCAGTGCGGCGGAGACCAGACCGCGGAAGAGCGGGTTGGCCTTGGTCGGGCGGGAGCGCAGCTCCGGGTGCGCCTGCGTCGCGATGAAGAACGGGTGGACGTCCCGGGGCAGTTCGACGTACTCCACCAGCTTGCCATCAGGCGAGAGCCCGGAGAACACCAGGCCCGCCCCCTCCAGCTTGGCACGGTAGGCGTTGTTGACCTCGAAGCGGTGGCGGTGGCGCTCGGAGACCTGCGCCTCGCCGTCGTAGACCTCCCGGGCCAGGGTGCCCTCGCCCAGGTCGGCCGGGTACATGCCCAGACGCATCGTGCCGCCCATGTCGCGCTCACCGGCGACGACGTCCTCCTGGTCGGACATGGTGGCGATGACCGGGTCGACGGCCTTGTCGTCGAACTCGGTACTGTTGGCGCCCTCCATGCCCAGGACGTTGCGGGCGCTCTCGATCACCATGGCCTGCAGGCCCAGGCAGATGCCGAGCAGCGGGATCCGGTTCTCGCGAGCGTAGCGGATGGCACCGAGCTTGCCCTCGATACCGCGGATGCCGAATCCGCCGGGGATCAGGACGCCGTCGGCGTCGGCCAGCTCGGCCGCCGCGCCCGAGGGGCTGGCGCAGTTGTCGCTGGCCACCCAGCGGATGTTGACCCGCGTGTTGGTGGCGAACCCGCCCGCACGCAGGGCCTCGCTCACCGACAGGTAGGCGTCGGGCAGGTCGATGTACTTGCCGACCAGGGCCACGGTGACCTCGTGGTCGGGCTGGTGGACGCGGCGCAGCAGCTCGTCCCACTCGGTCCAGTCCACGTCCCGGAACGGCATGCCCAGGCGGCGCACGACGTAGGCGTCCAGGCCCTCGCGGTGCAGCACCTTGGGGATGTCGTAGATGGAGGGCGCGTCGGGGGTGGAGACCACGCCGGCCTCCTCCACGTCGCACATCAGGCTGATCTTGGCCTTGAGGCTCTGGGTGATGGGGCGGTCCGATCGGCACACGATGGCGTCGGGCTGGATACCGATGCTGCGCAGGGCCGCCACGGAGTGCTGGGTGGGCTTGGTCTTCATCTCCCCGGACGGGCCGAGGAACGGGATCAGGGAGACGTGCAGGAAGAAGCAGTTGTCCCGGCCGATCTCGTGCCGGATCTGGCGGACCGACTCCAGGAACGGCTGCGACTCGATGTCGCCGACGGTCCCGCCGATCTCGGTGATGACGATGTCGACGTCGGGGGCGTCCATCGCGTAGATGCGGGACTTGATCTCGTTGGTGATGTGCGGGATGACCTGCACCGTGTCACCGAGGTAGGCGCCCTGGCGCTCCTTGGCGATGACGCTGGAGTAGACCTGGCCGGTGGTGACGTTGGCCGACGCCGACAGCTCGGTGTCCAGGAAGCGCTCGTAGTGGCCGACGTCCAGGTCGGTCTCGGCCCCGTCGTCGGTGACGAAGACCTCACCGTGCTGGAAGGGGTTCATGGTCCCCGGGTCGACGTTGAGGTAGGGGTCGAGCTTTTGCATGGTGACCCGCAGGCCGCGCGACTTCAGGAGTCGTCCCAGGCTGGAGGCGGTGAGGCCCTTGCCAAGACTGGAGGCGACGCCGCCAGTAACGAAAAGGTGCTTGGTACTCGCGGCGGATGCCAAAGTGTTGCTCCCGTGGGTTGAGTGGCTACGGCGGGCTCGGGATGAACTGAGCGGCCGTGCGGCGGTCCGGTGCGAGGCGGTCTGGGATGCGCCGAGACGGCGCCGGACTCCACGGGGCACCAGGATAACAGGCCACCCGTGCCTCCACACCAGCGAACGCCGAAGCGGCCGGTCCTGTTCCCCACCGCGACCAGCGGCGTCGCCTGCCCAACGGGGGTTGGGCACGCTCCCGTGGCACCCGGTGTCACGTCCGCCACAGCACCACCGTACGGACCCGAGCCCGCCCCGGGGACCCCGGAACACGCTCGGCGGTCCGCGCTCCCCGGAGACGGGAACCGGGCGGCTCAGGAGCGGTCCGGGCCGGAGTGGCAGCCCGACCCGCCGTCGGAGCAGTCGGAGCAGCAGCCGTCCTCCCCGGTCAGCTCGCCTCCGACGAGCGCGGACGCCGCGGACCCGCAGCAGGCGTCGCCGCGCCAGGCCTCGACACCCTCCCGGACGGCCATGACCGCGATGAGCAGCGCGACGACGGGGTCGGCCCACGCCCAGCCCCACAGGGCGTTCAGCAGCAGCCCGCCGAGCAGGGCGACCGAGAGGTAGGCGCACAGCAGGGTCTGCTTGGAGTCGGCGACGGCCGATGCCGACCCGAGCTCGCGGCCCGCCCGGCGCTGGGACAGGGACAGGGCCGGCATGATCACGACGGAGAGCGCGGCGAGCACGATCCCGACCACCGAGGGGTCGGCCTCCTGGGCGCCCAGGAGGGAGCGCAGCGCCTCGACGGTGACGTAGGCGGCGAGGGCGAAGAAGGCCAGCGCGATGACGCGCATGGCCTTGGCCTCGCGGGCCTGGCGGGTGCGCGCGTCACGGGCGGAGAACTGCCAGGCGACGGCGAGCGCGGAGGAGACCTCGACGAGCGAGTCCAGGCCGAAG from Nocardiopsis aegyptia harbors:
- a CDS encoding cation transporter yields the protein MVLSAERSAVLTRRIRLLVAATIVYNLGEAVVAIWAGRVASSAALVGFGLDSLVEVSSALAVAWQFSARDARTRQAREAKAMRVIALAFFALAAYVTVEALRSLLGAQEADPSVVGIVLAALSVVIMPALSLSQRRAGRELGSASAVADSKQTLLCAYLSVALLGGLLLNALWGWAWADPVVALLIAVMAVREGVEAWRGDACCGSAASALVGGELTGEDGCCSDCSDGGSGCHSGPDRS
- a CDS encoding CTP synthase; protein product: MASAASTKHLFVTGGVASSLGKGLTASSLGRLLKSRGLRVTMQKLDPYLNVDPGTMNPFQHGEVFVTDDGAETDLDVGHYERFLDTELSASANVTTGQVYSSVIAKERQGAYLGDTVQVIPHITNEIKSRIYAMDAPDVDIVITEIGGTVGDIESQPFLESVRQIRHEIGRDNCFFLHVSLIPFLGPSGEMKTKPTQHSVAALRSIGIQPDAIVCRSDRPITQSLKAKISLMCDVEEAGVVSTPDAPSIYDIPKVLHREGLDAYVVRRLGMPFRDVDWTEWDELLRRVHQPDHEVTVALVGKYIDLPDAYLSVSEALRAGGFATNTRVNIRWVASDNCASPSGAAAELADADGVLIPGGFGIRGIEGKLGAIRYARENRIPLLGICLGLQAMVIESARNVLGMEGANSTEFDDKAVDPVIATMSDQEDVVAGERDMGGTMRLGMYPADLGEGTLAREVYDGEAQVSERHRHRFEVNNAYRAKLEGAGLVFSGLSPDGKLVEYVELPRDVHPFFIATQAHPELRSRPTKANPLFRGLVSAALEHRNS
- a CDS encoding NUDIX domain-containing protein, whose translation is MASDTHPDGRRTGADAKLADAPDAWPVERSEVRYQGPKCGMRTDWVVMPGANGQGTSLAARDYMVHPGAAAALALDDDGRILLLRQYRHAVRHTMWELPAGMIDVEGEDPLLTAQRELVEEAGLRAGRWHELADFFPTVGFSDERIHVYLARDLSEVPAEEIDFVREHEETDLAAEWVPLDEAVGLVMAGRLHNASTVIGVLAAQAAAADGFASLRDPAGG